From a single Fusarium fujikuroi IMI 58289 draft genome, chromosome FFUJ_chr03 genomic region:
- a CDS encoding related to U1 snRNP protein produces the protein MNGFGSPYGQPVTAWQEHHTPDGRAYYYNPTTKATQWTKPEEMMTSAERALANQPWKEYTAEGGRKYWYNTETKQSSWEMPDVYKTALGTTSKPATPASATPYTPPASAGGYNQAPYDQYRDQRDTYPESRQITYGNDPKVQAFVPATNDPEYATTEEAEAAFAKLLRRSGVQPDWTWEQTIRATARDPQFRAIKDPKDRKAAFDKYCQDVVVQDKERAKERLAKLRADFETMLKRHPEITHYTRWKTARPIIEGETIFRSTNNESERRQLFEEYIISLKKAYAEQQTTLRKTAMDGLIDLLPKLNLEPYTRWADAQGIISSTPPFQNDEKYQALTKFDILTAFQNHMKALERRFNDTKQEEKNRKFRKERKARDAFKSLLTELRRNGKINAGTKWSQVVPLIENDNRYTDAVGQSGSTPQELFWDVIEEEERGLRGPRNDVLDVLEDKRFDLTPTSDFEEFLSIMKDDRRTANIEPGILKLIFDRLREKRSSKRGDDDRQSERQQRRAIDDLRAYMKRMEPPIALSDTYDKVRSRLLKSDEFQAVASEDARRNAFDKHIRRLREKEDEADRNYRRRDRMSSERDMHRRERERSRGERSHRSGGRGSRRSRSPEPDAYEADRRKAIAERERNHRKSTMAEGLLGADRSRLSPPPRRERERDRDRERERDYDRPSRSRRDDDSYYDRERRDREDERERLYRRRTDRGSHDELNYGDERPSGSRRRRPDDEDEYTRRDSRDAKRTKRERSRERTPPRAEERPRKKTPPPATKDVHSGSEEGEIEED, from the exons ATGAACGGCTTCGGCTCTCCTTATGGCCAGCCTGTTACGGCTTGGCAGGAGCATCATACGCCCGATGGAAGAGCATACTATTACAATCCGACTACCAAAGCCACGCAATGGACGAAGCCCGAGGAAATGATGACCTCAGCTGAG CGCGCTCTCGCAAACCAGCCATGGAAGGAATACACTGCGGAGGGAGGCCGAAAGTATTGGTATAATACTGAGACGAAACAGAGCTCCTGGGAGATGCCTGATGTTTACAAGACCGCCCTCGGCACAACAAGCAAGCCCGCGACCCCTGCTTCTGCAACCCCCTACACGCCTCCCGCCAGCGCAGGCGGCTATAACCAAGCACCATATGACCAATATCGCGATCAACGCGACACTTATCCCGAGTCTCGTCAGATCACGTATGGAAACGACCCCAAAGTCCAGGCTTTTGTACCCGCCACGAACGACCCCGAATACGCCACCactgaagaggctgaagctgcCTTTGCCAAGCTTCTTCGGCGAAGCGGAGTCCAGCCAGACTGGACCTGGGAACAGACCATTCGAGCAACTGCGCGAGACCCGCAGTTTCGTGCCATCAAGGATCCTAAGGATCGCAAGGCTGCTTTCGATAAGTATTGTCAGGATGTTGTTGTCCAGGACAAGGAGCGCGCCAAGGAAAGATTGGCCAAACTCCGCGCTGACTTCGAGACTATGCTGAAAAGGCACCCTGAGATCACCCATTACACCCGTTGGAAGACTGCACGTCCGATTATTGAAGGCGAGACCATCTTCCGTTCTACCAACAATGAGAGCGAGCGTCGGCAGCTCTTTGAAGAGTACATCATCAGCCTGAAAAAGGCATACGCTGAGCAGCAGACGACTCTTCGGAAGACCGCTATGGATGGCCTTATCGATTTGCTTCCCAAGCTTAACTTGGAGCCATACACTCGATGGGCCGATGCTCAAGGTATCATTTCATCTACCCCGCCTTTCCAGAATGACGAGAAGTACCAGGCTCTTACCAAGTTTGACATTTTGACTGCTTTCCAAAACCACATGAAAGCCCTGGAGCGCCGGTTCAACGACACAAAacaggaggagaagaaccGAAAGTTCAGAAAAGAACGCAAGGCTCGTGACGCTTTCAAGTCTCTCCTTACTGAACTTCGCCGCAATGGAAAAATTAATGCCGGAACCAAATGGAGTCAGGTCGTTCCTCTTATCGAGAATGACAATCGCTATACCGACGCCGTAGGCCAAAGTGGCTCGACCCCCCAAGAGCTTTTCTGGGATGTTAtcgaagaggaggagcgtGGGCTGCGTGGACCGAGGAACGATGTCTTGGATGTTCTCGAG GACAAGCGGTTTGATCTTACGCCTACGAGCGATTTTGAGGAGTTCCTCTCCATCATGAAGGATGATCGACGGACTGCTAACATTGAACCTGGtattctcaagctcatcttcGATCGA CTTCGCGAAAAACGCTCGTCTAAGCGAGGAGACGACGATCGGCAGTCGGAACGGCAACAACGCAGGGCTATCGACGATTTACGTGCTTACATGAAGCGCATGGAGCCCCCTATCGCCTTGAGTGATACATATGACAAGGTACGATCTCGACTTTTGAAATCAGACGAGTTCCAGGCCGTTGCATCCGAAGATGCACGACGCAATGCTTTTGACAAGCACATTCGCCGGCTGcgagagaaggaagatgaagcagatcGAAACTACAGGCGACGTGACCGTATGTCTAGCGAACGAGACATGCATCGCCGTGAGCGGGAACGATCTAGAGGTGAGCGATCTCATCGTAGTGGTGGACGTGGTTCTCGACGAAGTCGCAGTCCGGAGCCCGATGCCTACGAAGCGGACCGACGCAAGGCTATCGCTGAGCGGGAGCGTAATCACCGAAAATCCACCATGGCCGAGGGTCTTCTGGGGGCAGATAGAAGCCGTCTGTCACCACCACCTCGTCGTGAGCGAGAAAGAGATCGTGATCGCGAGCGGGAAAGAGATTACGATCGTCCTTCTCGCTCACGCCGCGATGATGACAGCTACTACGACCGCgaaagaagagatcgagaagatgaaCGCGAGAGACTGTATCGCCGTCGTACCGACCGCGGATCACACGACGAACTTAACTATGGGGATGAACGTCCATCCGGCTCTCGACGTCGTCGTccagacgatgaagacgaataCACTCGTCGTGATTCGCGCGATGCTAAG AGAACTAAGAGGGAACGGTCTCGAGAGCGTACACCGCCTCGTGCTGAAGAACGTCCTCGTAAGAAAACCCCTCCACCTGCAACCAAGGATGTTCACTCCGGCAGCGAAGAGGgcgagattgaggaggattAG
- a CDS encoding probable RNase L inhibitor — MSDKLTRIAIVNSDKCRPRKCRQECKKSCPVVRSGKLCIEVQPDSKLAFISESLCIGCGICPKKCPFDAITIINLPTNLESQVTHRYGPNSFKLHRLPMPRPGQVLGLVGTNGIGKSTALKILSGKLKPNLGRHDNPPDWEDVIKHFRGSELQNYFTKLLEDDLKAVVKPQYVDQIPRAVRGPNKTVRFLIESRASLGNTEQVANVLELNHIMDRDINHLSGGELQRFAIGTVSVQAADVYMFDEPSSYLDVKQRLSAASIIRSLLRDNGYIIVVEHDLSVLDYLSDYICVLYGKPAVYGVVTLPHSVREGINIFLDGHIPTENLRFRDESLTFRIAETTDDFAIDKSRAFTYPKMEKTLGSFKLNIEAGDFTDSEIIVMMGENGTGKTTFCRLLAGALKPDSQKSVPEMRISMKPQTITPKFDGTVRQLFFKKIKQSFLSPQFQTDVVKPLKLDDFIDQEVKNLSGGELQRVAIVLALGIPADIYLIDEPSAYLDSEQRIIASRVIKRFIMHSKKTAFIVEHDFIMATYLADRVIVFDGQPGIDAHANKPESLLTGCNTFLKNLDVTFRRDPTNYRPRINKSGSQLDQEQKMSGNFFFLEETPDKS; from the exons ATGTCGGACAAGCTCACTCG TatcgccatcgtcaacaGCGACAAG TGTCGCCCTCGAAAATGTCGGCAAGAGTGTAAAAAGTCTTGCCCCGTCGTTCGCAGCGGAAAACTCTGTATTGAGGTCCAGCCGGACTCTAAGCTCGCATTCATCTCCGAGTCCCTCTGTATCGGTTGCGGTATCTGCCCCAAGAAGTGCCCTTTTgacgccatcaccatcatcaacttgcCCACCAACCTCGAAAGCCAGGTCACCCACCGATATGGACCCAACAGTTTCAAGCTGCACCGTCTGCCCATGCCCCGACCCGGCCAGGTTCTTGGTTTGGTCGGAACAAACGGTATTGGAAAGAGTACTGCTCTGAAGATTCTCAGCGGAAAGCTCAAGCCCAACTTGGGCCGACACGACAACCCTCCTGATTGGGAGGACGTTATCAAGCACTTTCGTGGTTCCGAGCTTCAGA ACTACttcaccaagcttctcgaagatGACCTCAAGGCAGTTGTCAAGCCTCAGTACGTCGACCAGATCCCCAGGGCGGTCAGGGGCCCCAACAAGACTGTCCGATTCCTTATCGAGAGTCGTGCCTCGCTTGGAAACACTGAGCAGGTTGCCAATGTTCTCGAGCTGAACCATATCATGGACCGAGATATTAACCACCTTTCTGGTGGTGAGCTTCAGCGGTTCGCTATTGGAACTGTCTCGGTTCAGGCTGCCGACGTCTATATGTTCGATGAGCCAAGTTCATACCTTGATGTCAAGCAGCGTCTTAGTGCTGCCTCGATCATCCGCTCCCTCCTCCGTGACAATGGCTATATCATTGTCGTCGAGCACGATCTGTCTGTTTTGGATTATCTTTCCGACTATATCTGTGTTCTGTACGGAAAGCCCGCCGTCTATGGTGTCGTCACCCTCCCGCACTCCGTCCGTGAAGGTatcaacatcttcctcgacGGTCACATCCCGACTGAGAACTTGCGATTCCGAGACGAGTCTCTGACCTTCCGTATCGCGGAGACTACCGATGATTTCGCTATCGACAAATCTCGTGCCTTTACCTACCCTAAGATGGAGAAGACTCTCGGCAGCTTCAAGTTGAACATCGAGGCTGGTGACTTCACCGACTCCGAGATCATCGTCATGATGGGTGAGAACGGTACCGGAAAGACCACATTCTGTCGCCTCTTGGCTGGAGCCCTCAAGCCTGATAGTCAGAAAAGCGTCCCCGAGATGCGAATCAGCATGAAGCCTCAGACTATCACCCCCAAGTTCGATGGCACTGTTCGCCAGcttttcttcaagaagattaAACAGTCTTTCCTGTCCCCGCAGTTTCAGACTGACGTCGTTAAGCCTCTCAAGCTCGACGACTTCATTGATCAGGAAGTCAAGAACCTTTCTGGTGGTGAATTGCAGCGTGTTGCCATCGTCCTTGCCCTAGGAATCCCTGCGGACATTTATCTGATCGATGAGCCGTCGGCCTATCTCGACTCTGAGCAGCGTATTATTGCCTCACGAGTCATCAAGCGATTCATCATGCATTCCAAGAAGACTGCTTTCATTGTTGAACACGatttcatcatggccacgTACCTTGCCGACCGTGTCATTGTATTCGATGGACAGCCTGGTATTGACGCTCATGCCAACAAGCCCGAATCACTCCTTACCGGCTGCAACACCTTCTTGAAGAACCTCGACGTCACTTTCCGCCGTGATCCCACCAACTACCGCCCCCGTATCAACAAGAGCGGATCTCAGCTCGACCAAGAGCAGAAGATGAGCGGCAACTTC ttcttcttggaggagacCCCTGACAAGAGCTAA
- a CDS encoding related to transcriptional regulator CHD1 produces MSFDTGDHATDSDSHDAPDLTLDQPSPASSDEANNDSNIVHDNTHMSASEQSSEDNASDDGDFDMEDSLPSQNEDAMEDRDSSTDSNRASKRKAPVEEDEYIKANPELYGLRRSTRPREQRKIVESDDSDSEPPVNRRTVKRRRVESSRPSSKIGTPTLRASTADSDSDSDTYGGARAKSLQKKARMQREAQPDLALAEKRWSSRRAAQVQQGAYEESDVDEDDDDDELAPMAYTVDYIDDSPYIEKVVRHRLKDGFEISYGLTKNDFEYFIKWQGKSHLHDTWETFQDIRDYRGYRKVENYFRKVIEYEVDIRVGDDIPPETKEQFFLDRERDEEAFEDYTKVERVVAVRDGEDDTEYLVKWKGLTYEECTWEVASEISDAFQDQIDQYLDRASRSWQSDRKETNLDTRSRMVKLEEQPDFIKGGELRNFQLRGLNFLCLNWTKGNNVILADEMGLGKTVQTVSFLSWLRNARRQEGPSLVVAPLSVIPAWCDTFNHWSPDINYVVYLGPEDARKIIREHELLVDGNPKKPKFNVLVTSYEFILQDWQFLQSIKWQTLAVDEAHRLKNRESQLYNRLVSFGIPCKILITGTPIQNNLAELSALLDFLNPGKVDIDEDLDSLSANDAQEKLQQLHKAIAPFILRRTKETVESDLPPKTEKIIRVELSDVQLEYYKNILTRNYTALCDATNGHKNSLLNIMMELKKISNHPYMFPGAEEKVLAGSVRREDQIKGLIASSGKMMLLDQLLSKLNKDGHRVLIFSQMVKMLDILGDYCSLRGYKFQRLDGTIAAGPRRMAINHFNADDSDDFCFLLSTRAGGLGINLMTADTVIIFDSDWNPQADLQAMARAHRIGQKRPVNIYRLVSKETVEEEVLERARNKLLLEYLTIQAGVTDDGKAAFKEELNKKGLRVEGPSSSEDIQMVLKMRSSKMFEQSGNQERLEQLDIDSILENAEVTKTKVDDKINLSSGGIDWDNFMQITDVKVDDINLDWDQIIPADKIAEIKAEEEKKQHEAYVAKVAAESAPRRAAIKSRHRESERDVRLKKRQKEQQDKEEDDRRPVPLDPKRPLNDKEQRSLIKAYFRYGSMDDRGDEIIKEAKLKERDPEYVKSVLDEFIKAAKEAVDDNYAQMVEEEKRLGKTLTKKDRKAVLIDFGDLKKVNAETAIERPKQLQLLRQVIRSHNDWHTFRLPDATKAASYSCAWGAKEDAMLLVGIDRHGFGAWPQIRDDPDLDMADKLFLEEHRVEKKEERSKGNDKMKAPGAVHLVRRSEYLLSVLQAKHSNDRGVQRAVENHHRNNKKTLVNGHRGSATASPAPHNGKKSRDRDRDHLHGDLHRSRSHAEERGTPRPDFKRKHLSHEDSRSPKHRRIEEHRRSSKHGEDRERSEKRRHRDDEDRRDERRDDRRHDKHRLSHSHRDERREDRRDDRRDDRRDDRRHDRHREDRDRERERERAHDSHPQDERRAKALRRLDELRRIGDNKDKRAEDNDAMIWFLLKPVRENFERILSTTKDNVKSSKERASIFGVELVVIGTFLDEKLAATAADEGLKSNFWDFLAALWPVDDTSKSVTGKRLSNMYRTLHSRSKGSGSTKTNGA; encoded by the exons ATGTCGTTTGATACAGGGGATCATGCAACCGATAGCGACTCGCATGATGCCCCCGATCTCACACTCGATCAACCATCACCGGCATCCTCAGACGAGGCAAACAACGATTCCAATATTGTCCACGACAATACACACATGTCAGCGAGCGAACAATCCAGCGAAGACAATGCGTCTGATGACGGAGACTTTGATATGGAGGACAGCCTCCCATCACAGAACGAAGACGCGATGGAAGACCGCGATAGCTCTACCGACTCGAATCGAGCCTCCAAGCGCAAAGCTCCtgttgaggaagacgagTACATCAAGGCTAATCCAGAGCTCTATGGGTTGAGGAGAAGT ACGCGACCTCGGGAACAACGAAAGATT GTCGAATCTGACGATTCGGATTCCGAACCCCCTGTCAACCGCCGAACAGTCAAAAGGCGACGTGTTGAATCCTCCCGTCCTT CATCCAAGATTGGAACTCCAACGTTACGTGCCTCCACAGCCGATTCCGATTCCGACTCCGACACATATGGCGGCGCTCGCGCAAAGAGCctgcagaagaaggctcgAATGCAACGCGAGGCACAGCCAGATCTCGCCCTTGCTGAAAAGCGCTGGTCGAGTCGTCGCGCTGCACAGGTACAACAAGGAGCATACGAAGAGAGCGAcgttgacgaggatgatgatgacgacgagctCGCCCCCATGGCCTACACTGTCGACTACATCGATGATTCACCGTATATAGAAAAAGTTGTCCGGCATAGGCTCAAAGACGGATTCGAAATTTCCTATGGGTTGACTAAGAACGACTTCGAATACTTCATCAAGTGGCAGGGCAAGTCGCACTTGCATGACACCTGGGAGACGTTTCAAGACATTCGAGATTATCGAGGTTACCGTAAAGTTGAGAATTACTTTAGAAAGGTGATCGAGTATGAGGTGGACATCCGCGTCGGCGATGATATCCCCCCCGAAACGAAGGAGCAATTTTTCCTTGACCGCGAGCGAGACGAGGAAGCATTCGAGGATTACACCAAGGTCGAGCGAGTGGTCGCTGTACGAGACGGTGAAGACGATACTGAGTATCTTGTCAAGTGGAAGGGCCTCACGTATGAAGAATGCACATGGGAGGTCGCGTCAGAAATCAGCGACGCGTTCCAAGACCAGATTGACCAATACCTTGATCGAGCATCACGCTCGTGGCAGTCAGACCGCAAGGAGACGAACCTCGACACAAGATCACGGATGGTCAAACTCGAGGAGCAACCCGATTTCATCAAAGGCGGCGAACTCCGCAACTTCCAGCTTCGGGGCCTAAACTTCCTATGTTTGAACTGGACAAAGGGCAATAACGTGATTCTCGCCGATGAAATGGGTCTCGGAAAAACGGTACAGACAGTATCATTCCTCAGCTGGCTCCGTAATGCTCGACGCCAGGAGGGACCATCACTTGTGGTTGCTCCTCTCAGTGTCATCCCGGCTTGGTGCGATACTTTCAACCATTGGTCCCCTGACATCAATTATGTTGTCTACCTGGGACCCGAGGATGCTCGAAAGATCATTCGTGAGCACGAGCTGCTCGTAGATGGCAACCCAAAGAAGCCCAAATTCAATGTCCTTGTCACTTCATACGAGTTTATCCTCCAGGATTGGCAATTCCTGCAGTCTATCAAATGGCAGACGCTCGCTGTCGATGAGGCTCATCGCCTCAAGAACCGGGAATCCCAATTATACAACCGGCTGGTAAGCTTTGGCATTCCTTGCAAGATCCTGATCACGGGAACACCTATTCAAAATAACTTGGCCGAACTTTCTGCTCTGCTCGACTTTCTTAACCCCGGCAAAGTCGACATTGACGAAGATCTTGATTCCCTTTCTGCCAACGATGCACAAGAGAAACTGCAACAACTTCACAAGGCCATTGCGCCTTTCATTCTGCGACGAACCAAGGAAACCGTCGAGTCAGACCTTCCTCCCAAGACTGAAAAGATTATCCGCGTTGAGCTTTCCGATGTACAGTTGGAGTACTACAAGAACATCCTGACCAGAAACTATACAGCTCTTTGCGATGCCACTAATGGACACAAGAACTCTCTCCTGAATATTATGATGGAACTGAAGAAGATCAGTAACCATCCTTACATGTTTCCTGGtgctgaggagaaggtcCTGGCCGGCAGTGTCCGCCGTGAAGACCAAATCAAGGGCTTGATTGCCAGCAGTGGAAAGATGATGTTACTCGATCAACTTCTTTCCAAGCTAAACAAAGATGGCCATCGAGTCCTGATCTTCAGTCAGATGGTTAAAATGCTTGATATTCTTGGCGACTACTGCTCCCTGCGAGGCTACAAGTTCCAGAGATTGGACGGTACTATTGCTGCTGGCCCCCGACGCATGGCCATCAACCACTTCAACGCTGATGACAGCGATGACTTTTGCTTCCTTCTCTCTACTCGTGCAGGTGGTCTTGGAATCAACCTTATGACGGCAGACACTGTCATTATTTTCGACTCTGACTGGAACCCTCAAGCTGATTTGCAAGCCATGGCTCGTGCCCATCGCATCGGTCAGAAACGTCCTGTAAACATCTACCGCCTAGTATCCAAGGAGACTGTCGAGGAAGAGGTCCTCGAAAGGGCTCGCAACAAACTCTTACTCGAATACCTAACCATCCAGGCTGGTGTCACCGACGATGGCAAGGCAGCTTTCAAGGAGgaactcaacaagaagggTCTCAGGGTGGAAGGCCCGTCTTCGTCTGAAGATATCCAAATGGTTCTCAAGATGCGATCATCTAAGATGTTCGAACAGAGTGGCAACCAAGAACGGCTCGAACAACTCGACATTGACTCGATTCTTGAGAACGCTGAggtcaccaagaccaaggtcgACGACAAGATAAACCTAAGCAGTGGCGGCATCGACTGGGACAATTTCATGCAGATTACTGATGTGAAAGTGGATGATATCAACCTTGATTGGGATCAGATTATCCCCGCCGATAAGATCGCCGAAATTAAggccgaggaagaaaagaaacagcaTGAGGCCTACGTTGCCAAGGTGGCGGCTGAAAGTGCTCCACGCAGAGCGGCCATCAAGAGCCGCCACAGAGAGAGTGAACGTGATGTTCGCCTCAAGAAACGTCAGAAGGAGCAGCAagacaaggaggaggatgaccgAAGGCCCGTGCCTCTCGATCCTAAGCGCCCTTTGAACGATAAGGAACAACGTAGTCTAATAAAGGCTTACTTCCGTTACGGCTCAATGGATGATCGCGGGGATGAAATTATcaaggaagccaagctgAAAGAAAGGGATCCAGAGTACGTCAAGTCGGTCCTTGATGAATTCATCAAGGCAGCCAAGGAGGCGGTGGACGATAACTATGCTCAgatggtggaagaagaaaagagactCGGGAAGACTCTCACGAAGAAGGACCGCAAAGCTGTCCTGATAGACTTTGGCGATCTTAAGAAGGTCAATGCTGAAACAGCCATAGAACGTCCgaagcagcttcagcttctccgACAAGTCATTCGCAGCCACAATGACTGGCACACGTTTCGTCTCCCTGACGCGACAAAGGCGGCTAGCTACTCTTGCGCTTGGGGTGCTAAGGAAGATGCCATGCTCCTAGTCGGTATTGACAGACACGGCTTTGGCGCCTGGCCCCAGATTCGAGACGATCCTGATCTGGACATGGCAGACAAACTCTTCCTCGAAGAACATCGCgtagagaagaaagaggaacgTAGCAAGGGcaacgacaagatgaagGCTCCTGGTGCTGTTCACCTTGTTCGGCGATCAGAGTATCTGCTTTCAGTCCTGCAAGCGAAGCACTCTAATGATCGTGGTGTGCAGCGAGCAGTAGAGAATCATCACCGTAACAACAAAAAGACACTTGTCAATGGTCACCGTGGGAGTGCCACAGCGTCTCCCGCTCCGCACAACGGCAAGAAGTCTCGCGACCGTGACAGAGACCACCTCCATGGTGACCTGCACCGATCCCGAAGCCATGCGGAGGAGCGCGGAACCCCGCGACCGGATTTCAAGCGAAAACATCTATCTCATGAAGATAGCCGTAGCCCCAAGCACCGCCGCATCGAGGAGCATCGTCGATCCAGTAAGCATGGAGAGGACAGGGAGAGATCAGAGAAGCGGCGTCACCGGGATGATGAGGACCGTCGTGATGAGCGACGGGATGACCGGCGACATGATAAACATCGCCTTAGCCACAGTCATCGCGATGAACGTCGGGAAGACCGCCGAGATGACCGACGTGACGACCGTCGTGATGATAGGCGACATGATCGACATCGTGAAGATCGTGATCGCGaacgagagcgagagcgagccCATGACTCGCATCCTCAGGATGAGCGCCGAGCCAAGGCTCTGCGAAGGCTGGACGAACTTCGCCGAATCGGCGACAACAAAGATAAGAGAGCTGAGGACAACGACGCCATGATCTGGTTTCTACTCAAACCGGTCCGAGAGAACTTTGAGAGGATTCTTTCTACAACCAAGGACAACGTCAAGTCAAGCAAGGAGCGGGCGTCTATCTTTGGCGTCGAGCTGGTCGTTATCGGCACTTTTCTCGACGAGAAATTGGCGGCCACTGCTGCTGACGAAGGTCTCAAGAGCAATTTCTG GGACTTTCTGGCAGCTTTGTGGCCCGTAGATGATACAAGCAAGAGCGTCACGGGAAAGCGGTTGAGCAACATGTATCGCACTCTACATTCCCGCAGCAAGGGATCTGGTTCGACCAAAACCAACGGGGCATAG